One window of Candidatus Mycobacterium wuenschmannii genomic DNA carries:
- a CDS encoding RDD family protein: MSEVVTGDAVVLDVRVAQLPVRAVSALIDIIVIVIGYLMSLTLWAGTLGRFDDAVVAAIMIIFTVLVFVGYPLVFETASRGRTIGKMVMGLRVVSDDGGPERFRQALFRALASVVEIWMLFGSPAVICSMLSPRAKRIGDVFAGTIVISERGPKLGPPPAMPPHLAWWAASLQLSGLSAEQADVARQFLSRAMQLDPHLRDQMAYRIAGEVLSRVAPPPPPGTPPQLVLAAVLAERHRRELARLRPPVAYGPPR, from the coding sequence ATGTCGGAGGTGGTGACCGGGGATGCGGTGGTGCTCGATGTTCGCGTCGCCCAGCTGCCGGTACGTGCCGTTAGCGCCCTGATCGACATCATCGTGATCGTCATCGGCTACCTGATGTCGCTGACGCTGTGGGCGGGCACGCTCGGCCGGTTCGACGACGCCGTCGTCGCCGCCATCATGATCATCTTCACGGTGCTGGTGTTCGTCGGCTATCCGCTGGTGTTCGAGACCGCGTCGCGCGGCCGCACGATCGGCAAGATGGTGATGGGCCTGCGGGTGGTTTCCGACGACGGCGGCCCGGAACGGTTTCGTCAGGCGCTGTTTCGCGCGCTGGCCTCGGTCGTCGAGATCTGGATGTTGTTCGGCAGCCCCGCGGTGATCTGCAGCATGCTCTCGCCGCGGGCCAAGCGAATCGGAGACGTCTTCGCCGGCACGATCGTGATCAGCGAGCGCGGGCCGAAACTCGGACCGCCACCGGCCATGCCGCCGCACCTAGCGTGGTGGGCGGCATCGCTGCAGCTATCCGGCCTGAGTGCCGAGCAAGCCGATGTGGCCCGCCAATTCCTCTCGCGGGCAATGCAACTCGACCCTCATCTGCGTGATCAGATGGCATATCGGATCGCGGGTGAGGTGCTCTCGCGGGTCGCGCCACCGCCGCCGCCCGGGACACCGCCACAACTCGTGCTGGCGGCCGTGCTCGCCGAACGGCACCGCCGCGAACTGGCGCGGCTACGACCACCGGTCGCGTACGGGCCGCCGCGCTAG